The proteins below are encoded in one region of Juglans microcarpa x Juglans regia isolate MS1-56 chromosome 4D, Jm3101_v1.0, whole genome shotgun sequence:
- the LOC121259216 gene encoding uncharacterized protein LOC121259216 codes for MVGLSYGSYRKRDKSHCHSTSSVTTTPTAADTTTYTAITVDSGGGGDLSVSLKTKLMALGKDLLLQRSPSVMKKQRWQRRRKLKEEEQAAVSLMALSSGSVFA; via the coding sequence ATGGTGGGTTTGAGCTACGGATCATATAGGAAAAGAGACAAGTCACACTGTCATAGTACTTCTTCTGTTACCACCACCCCCACTGCTGCTGATACAACCACGTACACTGCTATAACTGTTGATAGTGGTGGTGGCGGAGACCTTAGTGTGTCCTTGAAAACGAAATTAATGGCGTTGGGTAAGGATTTGTTGCTGCAAAGGTCACCATCAGTGATGAAGAAACAGAGGTGGCAGAGGAGGAGGAAGTTGAAGGAGGAAGAACAAGCAGCCGTGTCTCTGATGGCACTGTCCAGTGGTTCTGTTTTTGCCTGA
- the LOC121259217 gene encoding LOW QUALITY PROTEIN: importin subunit alpha-1-like (The sequence of the model RefSeq protein was modified relative to this genomic sequence to represent the inferred CDS: inserted 1 base in 1 codon): MSLRPSARTEVRRNRYKVAVDAEEGRRRREDNMVEIRKSRREESLLKKRREGLQAQHLASSFHSSAVEKKLEHLPSMVAGVWSDDSNLQLEATTQFRKLLSIERSPPIEEVIQSGVVPRFVEFLVREDFPQLQFEAAWALTNIASGTSENTKVVIDHGXVPIFVKLLGSPSDDVREQAVWALGNVAGDSPRCRDLVLGHGALLPLLAQLNEHAKLSMLRNATWTLSNFCRGKPQPPFDQVKPALPALARLIHSNDEEVLTDACWALSYLSDGTNDKIQAVIEAGVCPRLVELLLHPSPSVLIPALRTVGNIVTGDDMQTQVIINHNALPCLLNLLNNNYKKSIKKEACWTISNITAGNKEQIQAVVEANIIAPLVHLLQNAEFDIRKEAAWAISNATSGGSHEQIKYLVDQGCIKPLCDLLICPDPRIVTVCLEGLENILKVGEADKNLGTTGDVNFYAQMIDDAEGLEKIENLQSHDNTEIYEKAVKILETYWLEEEDDTMPPGDAPQSAFNFGGSEIPSVPSGGFNFN; this comes from the exons ATGTCGCTGAGACCAAGCGCGAGGACGGAGGTGCGTCGCAACCGGTACAAGGTGGCTGTGGACGCGGAGGAGGGGCGACGGCGGAGGGAGGACAACATGGTGGAGATCCGAAAGAGCCGTAGGGAAGAGAGCTTGCTCAAGAAACGCCGTGAGGGCCTCCAGGCCCAGCACCTCGCTTCCTCTTTCCACTCCTCCGCCGTCGAAAAGAAG TTAGAACATCTGCCATCCATGGTTGCAGGAGTTTGGAGTGATGATAGTAATCTACAGCTTGAGGCAACTACTCAGTTCAGGAAATTGCTTTCAATCG agCGCAGCCCTCCAATAGAGGAAGTGATACAGTCAGGTGTTGTTCCTCGCTTTGTTGAGTTTCTTGTCAGGGAGGACTTCCCACAGCTTCAG TTTGAGGCAGCTTGGGCTCTCACTAACATTGCTTCTGGGACATCTGAAAACACTAAGGTGGTAATTGATCATG CAGTCCCAATATTTGTCAAACTTCTTGGTTCTCCTAGTGATGACGTCCGTGAGCAg GCTGTGTGGGCATTGGGAAATGTTGCCGGTGATTCTCCTAGATGTCGCGATCTTGTCCTTGGCCATGGGGCTTTGCTTCCGTTGCTGGCACAATTGAATGAGCATGCCAAGCTTTCTATGCTGAGAAATGCTACGTGGACACTCTCAAATTTTTGCCGAGGCAAGCCACAACCTCCTTTTGATCAG GTTAAGCCAGCACTCCCAGCTCTTGCACGCCTTATTCATTCAAATGACGAAGAAGTCTTGACTGATGCTTGTTGGGCACTCTCATATCTTTCTGATGGTACAAATGACAAAATTCAAGCTGTTATTGAAGCAGGTGTTTGTCCTCGGCTTGTTGAGCTTTTACT CCACCCGTCTCCTTCAGTTCTCATTCCTGCTCTTCGTACGGTTGGAAATATTGTCACCGGAGATGATATGCAGACTCAG GTTATTATCAACCACAATGCCCTGCCTTGCCTTTTGAACCTTTTgaacaataattataaaaagagcaTCAAGAAGGAGGCTTGCTGGACTATTTCGAATATCACTGCTGGTAACAAGGAGCAGATTCAG GCTGTCGTTGAGGCTAATATTATTGCCCCTCTTGTTCATCTGCTTCAAAATGCTGAGTTTGATATTAGGAAAGAGGCTGCATGGGCAATCTCAAATGCAACATCTGGTGGTTCTCATGAACAAATCAA GTATCTAGTAGATCAAGGATGTATCAAGCCTCTCTGCGATCTTCTTATCTGCCCTGATCCAAGGATTGTAACAGTTTGTTTGGAAGGGCTTGAAAACATATTGAAGGTAGGAGAAGCCGACAAGAATTTGGGAACTACTGGAGATGTCAACTTCTATGCTCAAATGATTGATGATGCCGAGGGGCTAGAGAAAATTGAGAATCTCCAGAGTCACGACAACACTGAGATTTATGAGAAGGCTGTGAAGATTCTTGAGACGTACTGGTTGGAGGAAGAGGATGATACAATGCCACCAGGTGATGCTCCCCAGTCTGCATTCAACTTTGGAGGGAGCGAGATCCCTTCTGTTCCTTCTGGTGGATTTAACTTCAACTGA
- the LOC121259218 gene encoding calmodulin-binding protein 60 C-like isoform X2 has product MWAFPRVVSELEVQQFWEPFFQRVVQEELDRVLQSIHPCPRSSPQPAASGVRSLHLRFVNALPSQIFTKNSLKAEDGTPIRIELFDTRSGTIVKAGPLSTIKLDIVVLDGDFHSDDHEDWTEQDFNASVVHEREGKRPLLVGVLKVTLIEGAGCIGDIHFTDNSSWRRSGKFRLAAKVEQKLSGEVKIREATSRKIVVKDHRGELNKKHETPSLGDPIWRLKKIGRDGKNYKQLTSSGILTVKDLLLQHAINPSKLRNLLKRVADRKWKEIIENAMASVANDHKLYAYHRAGEYVGLQFNSIYQVVAATFDGQNYCPVQTLSLDEKHAVEVVKQQAYENINDWVPANELSTVSFSRPSGSLQNYPFSVPEQSPQQFEFPLSVTHQDQQQIWLNFNHSHPSFSASHAHAGETSNQIEASGLQSSHVMPGNGLIDDYWIGHFNTEVQVLPSVYTPDIIPGTPQMQGNDLLFFPSNQADFDNFTLSNSGVPISRAGKAAWCKIRAAVMWRTVWRDVAAKRLARPIYI; this is encoded by the exons ATGTG GGCTTTTCCACGTGTGGTTTCAGAGCTTGAGGTTCAACAATTCTGGGAAcctttttttcaaagagtg GTGCAGGAGGAGTTGGATCGTGTTTTGCAATCAATTCACCCATGTCCAAG ATCCTCGCCTCAGCCGGCTGCATCTGGGGTGAGGAGCTTGCATTTGCGCTTTGTCAATGCATTGCCATCTcaaatattcacaaaaaatagCTTAAAAGCTGAGGATGGCACACCCATCAGAATTGAACTGTTTGATACTCGGTCCGGGACTATAGTCAAGGCTGGTCCTCTTTCCACAATAAAGCTTGATATTGTCGTCCTTGATGGTGATTTCCATTCTGATGACCATGAAGACTGGACCGAGCAGGACTTCAATGCCAGTGTTGTACATGAAAGAGAAGGTAAAAGGCCATTATTGGTTGGGGTTCTGAAAGTGACCTTGATTGAAGGTGCTGGATGTATCGGTGATATCCATTTCACTGATAATTCAAGCTGGAGGAGAAGTGGAAAATTTAGGTTAGCAGCAAAAGTTGAGCAAAAGCTTTCTGGTGAAGTAAAAATCAGGGAAGCTACTAGTAGAAAAATTGTGGTAAAAGATCACCGCGGAGAAC TGAATAAGAAACATGAAACTCCATCCTTGGGGGATCCAATATGGCGTTTGAAGAAGATAGGAAGAGATGGTAAAAACTATAAACAATTGACTTCTTCTGGAATTCTAACCGTCAAAGACTTACTGCTGCAACACGCAATCAATCCATCCAAATTACGCAAT CTTTTGAAAAGGGTGGCAGATAGAAAATGGAAGGAAATCATAGAAAACGCAATGGCTTCTGTTGCAAATGATCATAAGCTTTATGCTTACCACAGGGCTGGTGAATATGTTGGCCTCCAGTTCAATTCTATCTATCAGGTTGTAGCGGCCACATTCGATGGCCAAAACTATTGTCCTGTGCAAACACTAAGCTTAGATGAGAAG CACGCGGTGGAAGTTGTGAAGCAGCAAGCGTACGAAAATATCAATGATTGGGTCCCGGCCAATGAGCTATCAACTGTAAGCTTTTCAAGGCCCTCAGGAAGTCTACAGAATTATCCATTTAGTGTTCCAGAACAAAGTCCACAACAATTTGAGTTCCCACTTTCAGTCACACATCAAG ATCAACAACAAATATGGCTGAATTTCAACCACTCACATCCGTCATTTTCAGCATCACATGCCCATGCAGGAGAAACAAGCAATCAAATAGAAGCTTCTGGACTACAAAGCAGTCATGTAATGCCTGGCAACGGTTTGATTGATGATTATTGGATTGGACATTTCAACACAGAGGTGCAAGTTTTGCCAAGTGTTTATACACCTGATATCATTCCCGGGACACCACAGATGCAGGGaaatgatcttttattttttccgagCAACCAAGCAGATTTTGACAACTTCACTCTCTCCAACTCTGGTGTGCCTATTTCAAGGGCTGGAAAGGCAGCATGGTGTAAGATTCGGGCTGCTGTCATGTGGAGAACAGTTTGGCGGGATGTGGCTGCTAAAAGATTGGCAAGGccaatctatatataa
- the LOC121259218 gene encoding calmodulin-binding protein 60 C-like isoform X1 yields MVVKRHFNGDKDGSEPSKRRQEFRMWAFPRVVSELEVQQFWEPFFQRVVQEELDRVLQSIHPCPRSSPQPAASGVRSLHLRFVNALPSQIFTKNSLKAEDGTPIRIELFDTRSGTIVKAGPLSTIKLDIVVLDGDFHSDDHEDWTEQDFNASVVHEREGKRPLLVGVLKVTLIEGAGCIGDIHFTDNSSWRRSGKFRLAAKVEQKLSGEVKIREATSRKIVVKDHRGELNKKHETPSLGDPIWRLKKIGRDGKNYKQLTSSGILTVKDLLLQHAINPSKLRNLLKRVADRKWKEIIENAMASVANDHKLYAYHRAGEYVGLQFNSIYQVVAATFDGQNYCPVQTLSLDEKHAVEVVKQQAYENINDWVPANELSTVSFSRPSGSLQNYPFSVPEQSPQQFEFPLSVTHQDQQQIWLNFNHSHPSFSASHAHAGETSNQIEASGLQSSHVMPGNGLIDDYWIGHFNTEVQVLPSVYTPDIIPGTPQMQGNDLLFFPSNQADFDNFTLSNSGVPISRAGKAAWCKIRAAVMWRTVWRDVAAKRLARPIYI; encoded by the exons ATGGTTGTGAAGAGGCATTTTAATGGGGATAAAGATGGTTCTGAACCGTCTAAGCGCAGACAAGAATTTCGGATGTG GGCTTTTCCACGTGTGGTTTCAGAGCTTGAGGTTCAACAATTCTGGGAAcctttttttcaaagagtg GTGCAGGAGGAGTTGGATCGTGTTTTGCAATCAATTCACCCATGTCCAAG ATCCTCGCCTCAGCCGGCTGCATCTGGGGTGAGGAGCTTGCATTTGCGCTTTGTCAATGCATTGCCATCTcaaatattcacaaaaaatagCTTAAAAGCTGAGGATGGCACACCCATCAGAATTGAACTGTTTGATACTCGGTCCGGGACTATAGTCAAGGCTGGTCCTCTTTCCACAATAAAGCTTGATATTGTCGTCCTTGATGGTGATTTCCATTCTGATGACCATGAAGACTGGACCGAGCAGGACTTCAATGCCAGTGTTGTACATGAAAGAGAAGGTAAAAGGCCATTATTGGTTGGGGTTCTGAAAGTGACCTTGATTGAAGGTGCTGGATGTATCGGTGATATCCATTTCACTGATAATTCAAGCTGGAGGAGAAGTGGAAAATTTAGGTTAGCAGCAAAAGTTGAGCAAAAGCTTTCTGGTGAAGTAAAAATCAGGGAAGCTACTAGTAGAAAAATTGTGGTAAAAGATCACCGCGGAGAAC TGAATAAGAAACATGAAACTCCATCCTTGGGGGATCCAATATGGCGTTTGAAGAAGATAGGAAGAGATGGTAAAAACTATAAACAATTGACTTCTTCTGGAATTCTAACCGTCAAAGACTTACTGCTGCAACACGCAATCAATCCATCCAAATTACGCAAT CTTTTGAAAAGGGTGGCAGATAGAAAATGGAAGGAAATCATAGAAAACGCAATGGCTTCTGTTGCAAATGATCATAAGCTTTATGCTTACCACAGGGCTGGTGAATATGTTGGCCTCCAGTTCAATTCTATCTATCAGGTTGTAGCGGCCACATTCGATGGCCAAAACTATTGTCCTGTGCAAACACTAAGCTTAGATGAGAAG CACGCGGTGGAAGTTGTGAAGCAGCAAGCGTACGAAAATATCAATGATTGGGTCCCGGCCAATGAGCTATCAACTGTAAGCTTTTCAAGGCCCTCAGGAAGTCTACAGAATTATCCATTTAGTGTTCCAGAACAAAGTCCACAACAATTTGAGTTCCCACTTTCAGTCACACATCAAG ATCAACAACAAATATGGCTGAATTTCAACCACTCACATCCGTCATTTTCAGCATCACATGCCCATGCAGGAGAAACAAGCAATCAAATAGAAGCTTCTGGACTACAAAGCAGTCATGTAATGCCTGGCAACGGTTTGATTGATGATTATTGGATTGGACATTTCAACACAGAGGTGCAAGTTTTGCCAAGTGTTTATACACCTGATATCATTCCCGGGACACCACAGATGCAGGGaaatgatcttttattttttccgagCAACCAAGCAGATTTTGACAACTTCACTCTCTCCAACTCTGGTGTGCCTATTTCAAGGGCTGGAAAGGCAGCATGGTGTAAGATTCGGGCTGCTGTCATGTGGAGAACAGTTTGGCGGGATGTGGCTGCTAAAAGATTGGCAAGGccaatctatatataa